The Calothrix sp. PCC 7507 DNA segment TTAGTTTTGATGCTCCGCTAGCAATTAATAACAACAAGCTGGTGACAGTACCGTAGGTGAAAAGCAGTCCTAGATAACCCCAAGGTTGAGAAACACGGATACAACGCGCCCAACGGATTTGTCGTTGGATGGCATCGGCTAAGGTGCTGGTGTCTAGGACATGGTCAACTATATAATCAGAGAGTATAACTTTGTAACCTGCCTGGGCTGGTAGGTAGCCGAGTTGAAAGTCGTCAGCTAAATAATTGGCGATCGCCCCAAATCCACCGATCGCTTTTAGGGCTTGTTGGCGAATTACAATTGTGGAACCAAACGCAAATTTTATCCCTGAGAGTTGATTGTTAACTAAAACCCCAGCATGAAAATCGGTAGCGGTTCCCACTGCTTCTAAGGTTGTTACCCATCCCTGTGCTAAGGAACGATATAAACAAGTGACAACACCCACACTCTCATCTTGCAAAGGCTGAATTACCCGTTGTAAATAGTCCTTACCAACGCGGATATCACTATCGGCGATGAGCAAAATTTCATGTTTAGCGGCAGTGACAGCATTCGCCAGATTACTTACTTTCAGGTTAGCCCCAATAATGCGATCGCTCACCACCAACTGCATATCTACATCTGAGAACTGTTGGATCATTTTCTCGATAAGTGCAATCACAGGATCGTGGCGATCGCGCACAGCAAAGATAATCTGATATTCTGGATAATCTTGCTGGCAAAATGAAGCGAGGTTTACTTCAGCATCACGATCTAGCCCACAAACTGGCTTGAGGATACTAATAGCCGGATGAAACTGGGACGCGATAGGATGGGGGTGAGGAAAAAAGGCGATCGCTGCATAAATCCCATAACAGTAAAACAAGATAGCTGCTAAACAAAGAATTAACAGCACTAGCTCAATAATTTGCATTTGCACAAAGCTCTAAATCAGTGAACAGTTAACAGTTAACAGTGATCACGGTTCAAGTAGGTAGGGTGGGCAATGCCCACCAAAACCCTGATTCTGTGAGCGGTGCCCACCCTACAGATACTTTTTATATGAGATGATACAAATAAAGTTTTTTAGATAAAAAGTAGATAACTTATTATTTTATAATGACATAAGTAGGGTTGGGGTTTCCCCACCCTCAACTAATTAATAGCAATTTCTTCCTCACCCCTGGGAGAGCGAATTTAATAACTTGGGCATTAGTCATCATGAGTTTGATTTACTTTCTTTTGCGTTCGTCTTGGGGGATGGTAGCTATTGCGATCGTCACAGGATTCCTGAGTGGTGGTAGCAGCGCTGGACTAATCGCCTTGATTAGCGCTGCTGCCAGTAATAGTACATCTACATCCCTGACATCCATAGCGTGGGGATTTTTGGGGCTGGTAGTCGTGGCACTGATTACTAGTATCATTTCACAGGTGATGCTAATTCGCCTCTCCCAAAATGCCGTCTTAGAATTGCGGATGCGCTTAAGTCGTCAAATACTAGCTTCGGAGTTAAGCCATTTAGAACAGCTAGGAAATCCCCGACTATTAGCAACACTCACAGAGGATGTGCAAGCGGTTGCTAACTCTGTGTATGTGATTCCTTTTCTCTGTATTGATCTAGCGATGGTCTTAGGTTGCCTAGTATACATCACTTGGTTATCTTGGTTAGTACTTTTAATCCTAGTCAGTTTGATGGTAGTGGGAATAGGTAGCTGTCAGTGGCTATTAAACAGAGGCGGAAAATTGCTAGCCCTAGCCCGTGAAGACCAAGATGTGCTATTCAAGCATTTGGGAACTATCACCGCCGGAGTCAAAGAACTCAAACTCAACTATCAACGCCGTCAAGTTTTTCTATCAAGATATCTGCAATCAACAGCAAACAGATTCCGCCGTCACAATGTCGATGGACTGACTCTGTTCGCCACGACTACTAGCTGGGGTAAACTCCTGTTTTTCTTTGCGATCGGTTTTTTATTATTCGCACTGCCAAAATTAATCACAATTAGTCCACAAACTCTCTCTGGCTACATCCTGACTTTTACTTATTTAATGTTGCCAATGGACAATATTGTGAGCAATCTGCCCCAAATTAGTAAAGCTAATGTTGCCTTACAAAAAATCGAATCCCTAGGTTTATCTTTAGCTAGTCGCTCAGAAATCTCAACAGTGCCACCTGTCGTCAAATCTTCCTGGCAAAAGTTACAATTCAAGGAAGTTACCCACACTTATTATCGAGAAACAGAAGATAATGGTTTTATTCTCGGACCCATAGATTTGACCCTATATCCTCAAGAATTAGTGTTTATTGTAGGTGGGAATGGCAGCGGCAAATCCACTCTTGCTAAACTTATCACTGGACTTTATATACCAGAGAATGGAGAAATTTGGTTGGATGGAGAATCAATTAATGAACAAAACCGAGAATGGTATCGTCAACATTTTTCCGTGATATTCTCTGACTTCTATTTATTTGAACAACTTTTAGGTTTAGAAAATCCTGATTTGGATATGCAAGCCAGAGATTATCTCAAACAACTACAGCTAGACCATAAAGTTAAAATAGAAAATGGGCAACTTTCGACAACTGCCCTTTCTCAAGGACAGCGTAAACGATTAGCCTTGCTCACGGCTTATTTAGAAGATAGACCGATTTATTTGTTTGATGAATGGGCTGCAGATCAAGACCCTGTATTTAAAGAAATATTCTACACTCAACTACTACCAGAACTGAAAAGTAGAGGGAAAACTATATTAGCAATTAGCCACGACGATCGCTATTTTCATCTCGCAGATCGGATAGTTAAGTTAGAATACGGCAAAATTGAATATGACAAGCAACACCACAGTTAAGCTAATCAGAAGCCAGGAGTCAGGAGATTTGTGTATTCTGGCTCCTGACTCCTGAATACCCTGAGCCACGAGTCAAAAGGTTAATGTATTCTGGCTTCTGAATACCCTATTTAGGCAGAATGCAAGTTAAACGCACATCAGCTGAAAACTCAACACCGAGGAATTAAAAATGGCAGATGCTAGAAACGTAATAGGGACAAACTTGGAGAGTTGCTGCACTTCTCCTGTGACTGGGTATTACCGCGATGGGTTTTGTAATACAGGTGGCCAGGATTTTGGGATGCACGTTGTTTGTGCCCAACTCACAGCAGAATTTCTGGAATATACTAAATCCCAGGGAAACGACTTGAGTACACCTGCGCCCCAATTTAATTTTCCCGGATTGCGGCCAGGCGATCGCTGGTGTTTATGTGCTGCACGTTGGCAAGAAGCGCTGGAAGCTGGTGTTGCACCTCCAGTTGTGCTTGCAGCCACCCATGCTAGAGCCTTAGAGGTCTGCAATTTTGAGGATTTGAAAAAACATGCTCTCACTTAGGGATTTCTAAAAAGAATCGCACCTGTTAGGGAAAGATGCGATCGCAATTTGGACTTTTCTTTAGATAATGCTGTCATAATTTCACAGTTTTGCCGAGGATGATATTTGATGCTTTTTCAACTAATTTAGGAAGTCAATACTAAGGATTCTTGGGCTATTTTTTCAATGACAAGCGATTGACAAAGTGCTTCAATTTTGTTGTTTCCACCGATATCAAAAAATAGGTGTAGCCATTCATCAGGGGAAAGGGAGAGGTTTTCTATCCAAGGGGAGGGAGTGACTTTACCCCAGCCAGTAATTGTACCAAGATTAGCGGGTATTTCCGGTAAATCATTAGGGTTGGAATTGAGTTGTATATCGAGCCGAATGCAGGATTTCAGGATAAGTTTTAGGGGTTGTTCGGTGGTAGAAATTTCAGAAGCTGTATTATTGGGATTGAGTTCCCAGTAGTAGTTGAGATTGAGGATATAATTATAGGGAAATTGCCATCCCATTGAAAGCAATTCTGCTTCGGTAAAGTCGTATTGTTGCCAGATTTCTTCAAAGTTCATAGTTTTGCTTGAGGTTATATTAGGGAAGCAAAATAAAGTGAGTTTCTACAAGGGTTCCAGGTTGTCCAAATGTGTGGCAGTGAGGATGTTACCTGATGACATGGGTTAGGGAAGTTGGGTTTTTAGTGGGGATGCGATCGCTCTTTAGGGGAGTGGTTGAGGTGCGATCGCTTAGTTTAGACATGGATAATTAAGTAAGTCGGTGAGAATAAACCTAACTATGTAACAGATTGTAAAATCGGCATAACCCTTGCGATTGCTTCATTCCACTTCGTTTCATTCGCAATGACATAGCGTGAATTATTTAAGCCGTTCTACTTATGCTCAACAGAAGGATTAAGCAATCACATCACTATTGCCTTCTTCTAGTTTAAAAATACCAAGTACAAAAAGAATTGCAATTACTGCTTTTATTTGTAGGACTTACGCATGTGTCACAGTCAAAACTTTGGTGCGTGACGCTATAAGTCCTGAGTCTACGTACAGAGTTTTTTCGTAGCGTCACACACCCTACAAATATCTTGTGCCAGTTGCGTAAGTCCTAATTTGTTATGAATCTTGGTGTTGTAGCGATCGCAATTTATAAGCCTGATGTTAGCCATGATCACGCACCTTTTTAGTGCGACAATGGCTAAGAGCAACCTTTGTCTGTAAGCTTTTGGAGTGAGCCTGAAAATTTCGTAGCTTGATTGTTTCTTACTCGTGCAATGTAGCGATCGCTGTCGAGGTGCAACAAGGAGCATTTTCTTCAAACCTCAGTTTTGAGCTGATGATGTAGTCTTCATCAATCTCAAATGCTAGCCAGTGTCTTTGCAAGGTTTCTGCAACCCGACCTGTCATATTAGAGCCAGCGAAAGGTTCTAAAACAATATCTCCTGGTTCTGTACAAAGGTTGATGATAAACTCAGGTAAGGCTTGAGGGAATCTTGCCGGATGTGGCTTAAAACCTTCTTCTTTACAACGTCGTTGATAATAATCGTTGGAAGCGGTATTTGATGCCGAAATCAGATTGACTGGTTGAACTAAATCTTCTGATAAATTTTCTTGCATAAGAGTTGGCTGACCTATTTCTCCTTTGTCTGTACTACAACGTCCATCAATAATATTCGGAGGGATAGAGCCTCCTCTATCCTTACCAAATTTATCGGAAATATCATGACCAGATGGTCTGATTTTAGGCTTATATCCATTCTTAAGAAGGTTTTTCATTGCATTGCTATAAGGCTTTAAAACTCTTCTATTATTAGCTTTAGGATGAGGTTCTTTTGACAACCACCAAACTGTATT contains these protein-coding regions:
- a CDS encoding site-specific DNA-methyltransferase — its product is MRLNCNPYYETKFGATYLGNSLELIADIPNESIDLICTSPPFALVRKKEYGNVDADEYVEWFKDFATQFYRILKPTGSLVIDVGGSWIKGIPVRSLYHFELVVSLCKAKEKGGLGFYLAQELYWYNPAKLPTPAEWVTVRRERVKDSVNTVWWLSKEPHPKANNRRVLKPYSNAMKNLLKNGYKPKIRPSGHDISDKFGKDRGGSIPPNIIDGRCSTDKGEIGQPTLMQENLSEDLVQPVNLISASNTASNDYYQRRCKEEGFKPHPARFPQALPEFIINLCTEPGDIVLEPFAGSNMTGRVAETLQRHWLAFEIDEDYIISSKLRFEENAPCCTSTAIATLHE
- the hpnI gene encoding bacteriohopanetetrol glucosamine biosynthesis glycosyltransferase HpnI, with the protein product MQIIELVLLILCLAAILFYCYGIYAAIAFFPHPHPIASQFHPAISILKPVCGLDRDAEVNLASFCQQDYPEYQIIFAVRDRHDPVIALIEKMIQQFSDVDMQLVVSDRIIGANLKVSNLANAVTAAKHEILLIADSDIRVGKDYLQRVIQPLQDESVGVVTCLYRSLAQGWVTTLEAVGTATDFHAGVLVNNQLSGIKFAFGSTIVIRQQALKAIGGFGAIANYLADDFQLGYLPAQAGYKVILSDYIVDHVLDTSTLADAIQRQIRWARCIRVSQPWGYLGLLFTYGTVTSLLLLIASGASKLSWIILVITWGMRLLMGWFVGVKILHDPVAKKFLWLIPFRDLISFGIWCQGFIGSTIEWRGQQLKLLKDGQIKAEV
- a CDS encoding DUF2237 family protein is translated as MADARNVIGTNLESCCTSPVTGYYRDGFCNTGGQDFGMHVVCAQLTAEFLEYTKSQGNDLSTPAPQFNFPGLRPGDRWCLCAARWQEALEAGVAPPVVLAATHARALEVCNFEDLKKHALT
- a CDS encoding cyclic peptide export ABC transporter, which gives rise to MSLIYFLLRSSWGMVAIAIVTGFLSGGSSAGLIALISAAASNSTSTSLTSIAWGFLGLVVVALITSIISQVMLIRLSQNAVLELRMRLSRQILASELSHLEQLGNPRLLATLTEDVQAVANSVYVIPFLCIDLAMVLGCLVYITWLSWLVLLILVSLMVVGIGSCQWLLNRGGKLLALAREDQDVLFKHLGTITAGVKELKLNYQRRQVFLSRYLQSTANRFRRHNVDGLTLFATTTSWGKLLFFFAIGFLLFALPKLITISPQTLSGYILTFTYLMLPMDNIVSNLPQISKANVALQKIESLGLSLASRSEISTVPPVVKSSWQKLQFKEVTHTYYRETEDNGFILGPIDLTLYPQELVFIVGGNGSGKSTLAKLITGLYIPENGEIWLDGESINEQNREWYRQHFSVIFSDFYLFEQLLGLENPDLDMQARDYLKQLQLDHKVKIENGQLSTTALSQGQRKRLALLTAYLEDRPIYLFDEWAADQDPVFKEIFYTQLLPELKSRGKTILAISHDDRYFHLADRIVKLEYGKIEYDKQHHS